GTACTCTTGATCTTCATCATATTCAACAAGGCTTAAAGGAGATGCTTTCTCTGGAATGTCCGCCACAAGCAATTATTGCCGGGAATGACCTAACTCTCATGGAGATCTTAAAGTTTACAAAGGAAAATAAAGTATCTATTCCTGAAGATCTAGCCATTATCGGAATTGATGATGTTTCATTTGCCAGTTTTTTCACCCCCCAATTAACAACAATTGCCCAACCAACTTTTGACATGGGGAAAAGAGCTGCAGAGTTACTATTAAATAAAATTAAGGATCCTGAATATCAAGAGAAAACCACAGTATATCGTTTTGAACCTGAACTTGTGATTAGAAATTCTTGTTAATCAAAATCAAAGGAGTGAATAGGTAATGAAAGATATTATTACAATCGGTGATGCGATGATTACGATGAATCCAAGTACAAAGGGGCCAATGCGTTTTGTTCATACGTATGAACGAAATGTTGGAGGAGCAGAGCTTAACTTCGCAATTGGTTGTGCAAGACTTGGCTTACAGGCAGGATGGATCAGTCGCTTAGGTAATGACGAGTTTGGTCGTTATATTCAACACTTTGTTCGTGGAGAAGGTATTGATACTTCGCAATTAAAGCTTGTTGATGGTTATCCAACATCCGTTAATTTTAAAGAGGTGCTAGAGGATGGATCAGGAAGAACATTTTATTATCGTATGAAATCTCCAACTTTAACGTTAACACCTGAAAGTTTAACAGATTCATATTTTGAGAATACAAAGGTGCTTCATATTACTGGAGTATTCCCGGCAATTGATGAGAAAAACGTGGAAATAATAAAACGTTCGATTACCTTAGCTAAACAACATAATTTACTAATATCATTTGATCCAAATATTCGCTTAAAGCTTTGGAGCAAAGAAAGAGCAAAAGAGGTTTTAACAGAGGTTCTTCCATTTGTTGATATTTTCTTAACAGGTGTTGAAGAAGCTGAGTTATTGTTAGGAACAACAGATGAAAATGAGATTATTGAAAAAGCAATAAATATGGGTATTTCATATGTAGCTATTAAAAAAGGCGATCAAGGTTCGATAGGCTACCATAATGGAAAAACAATAGAATCTCCTCCTGTTCCACCAAAAAAGGTTGTTGATACGGTAGGTGCTGGTGATGGTTTTGATGCAGGCTTTGTTTATGGTGTTCTGCAAAATTGGTCACTAGAAAAAATTCTTCACTTTGCAAATACAGTTGGCTCAATGGTTGTTGGTGTTTCTGGAGATAATGAAGGGCTTCCTTATTTGGAAGATATTCAAATAAGATTAGGTGAAAAGGATTTTATTGAGAGGTAACTATTAAAGAATAAAATAAGAATAAGTTAGGAGGAAGTTACGATACACTCGTAACAAAAAAACGTATGATAAAAAAACTTGATATCCTAAATAAAATCGTAGAGTCAGGTGTTGTAGCCGTTGTTCGTGCAGAAAACGAAACAGAAGCAGTAAACATTTCCAATGCATGTATTGAAGGTGGAATTAAGGCGATTGAAGTAACATTAACTGTTCCTGGAGCAACAGATGTTATCAAATCCTTAAAATTGAAATTTCATTCAGATGAATTAATTCTTGGTGCAGGAAGTGTGCTAGATAGTGAGACTGCTAGAATTGCTATTTTGGCAGGGGCCGAGTATATTGTTAGTCCATGTTTTGATAAAGATACAGCTATGCTTTGTAATAGATATCAAATTCCATACATGCCCGGTTGTATGACAATTACTGAAATTAAAACAGCTATGGAATATGGAGCAGATGTTGTGAAGCTATTCCCAGGAAATACATTTGATCCTTCTATTATTAAATCAATCAAGGGACCTATCCCTCAAGCATCTGTTATGCCAACTGGTGGGGTAAACCTTCAAAATGCAGATCAATGGATAAAAAATGGAGCTGTTGCGATTGGTATCGGTAGTGATTTATCAAAGCCTGCTAAAACAGGAAATTTTGATGAAGTAGCAAAACTTGCAAAGCAATATTGTGAAATTGTAAGAGAAGCTAGAAATAGTATCTAACTGAAGTTTACCATTTGAAGAAATAAATGAAAAAGCTCATGGCAACAAAAACATTTTCCTTGCTTGAAATCTCTCAGGCAATCTTGGAGGTTAGTTAAAGTGAGAATGACATTTAGGTGGTATGGTGAGGGAAATGATAGCATTACCCTTAAGCAGATCAAGCAAATTCCTGGTGTGGAAGGAATTGTGTGGGCACTTCATGATGTTCAAGCAGGTGAAGAGTGGCCAATTGTCAAAATCAACGAAGTGAAAAAACAAGCAGATGAATACGGATTGAATATAGATGTTGTTGAAAGCGTTAATGTACATGAAGATATTAAACTAGGATTACCTACAAGAGATAAATATATTGAAAACTATAAAAGGACGATTGAGAAGTTAGCAACAGTTGGCGTAAAAGTCATATGCTATAATTTCATGCCCATTTTTGATTGGACGAGAACAGAATTATTTAAAGAAATGGAAGATGGTTCAACGGCTCTTTTCTATGAAAAAGCAAAAGTAGTTGGAATGGATCCAAAAGAATTAGTCGAAAATATTTCTAAAAACTCAACATTTACATTGCCAGGCTGGGAGCCAGAAAGATTATCACGATTACAGGAGCTTTTTGAAGCATATAAAGGCGTTACTCAGGAAGATTTATTTCAAAATCTAGCTTATTTTTTAAAAGAAGTCATTCCTGTTGCAGAGAAAAACGGTGTAAGAATGGGAATCCATCCAGATGATCCGCCATGGCCTATTTTTGGATTGCCTAGAATTGTTTGTAATAAAGAAAATATTAGAAGGATCTTAGATGTTTTAGATAGTAAATCAAACGGTGTCACACTTTGTAGTGGATCACTTGGAGCAAATCCATCTAATAATATTGCGGAGATGGTACGCGAATTTGCAGATCGCATTCCGTTTGCACATATTCGAAATGTAAAGATTTATGAAAACGGTGATTTTATTGAAACCTCTCATCGAACATCTGATGGTTCTGTTGATATTTATGAAATTGTTAAAGCATACCATGAAATAGGCTTTGATGGTTATGCAAGACCAGATCATGGTAGACATATTTGGGATGAAAAATGTAGACCAGGTTATGGCTTATATGACAGAGCATTAGGTATCATGTACCTTTGGTGAATTTGGGATTCATTAGAAAGAGCACACAGGAGGAACTAATAATGCTGCCGATTCATAATCAATTAAAAGGCAGAGTAGCTGTTGTCACAGGTGGAAATGACTAAAGTTCCGGCATACAGCGCTGAAAAGCAGCAATCGACAACTTTACACAATGGCTTGCAGTACATATGGCTGATGCTGGTATTCGTGTGAATGCAATGGCACCCGGATTCTTCCTAACTGAACAAAATAAAAATCTACTGCAAAATGAAGATGGAAGCTTAACAGATCGTTCTGAGAAAATTATTGCACATACCCCAATGCGAAGATTCGGTAAACTAGAAGACTTACTAGGAACACTGCTTTGGTTAGTAGACGAAACCACAGCAGGATTTGTAACAGGTATTACAGTTCCTGTTGATAGTGGATTTATGTCATATTCGGGTGTTTAGGTGTAATTGTTAAAAGCTTCTATTATTAAGTTAACTAATATGAAGGCGCTTTCCTTTACTCGTAAGTAGTTCGGTTTTCGAGTACAAAAACTTATTCATCAAACAAAAAAGATACAGCCAAATTCGCAACTGAATTGGGCTGTATCTTTTTTGTTGCTTATCAAGGTTTTTCATAAATGAACGCTAATTGGCATTGCTTACAACAGGATCACAAAAGATAGTGGCAGTGACGAGTTTCTTTTGCTAAATTAATTGGGGTGAAAGTGGTGGGTTTTTGGATATTCAAGTTAGATAAAATTTTTTCGTGGAGGTATAGGAATTGATAGGCGGAGAAATTCCGGTTAAGTTATCTAGTAGGTGCTTAAGAAGCCGATATAAGCGGATATATTCCGGTTAATTTCTCTATATATAACTAAATTTAAAGATTATGTTCAAATAAGCGGAAAAACTCACCTTATTTTGCAGAGAATATTGATATTTCACGATTTAAACGGAATTTTCCCGTTTATTTTTTTTCTAATTTAGTGAAAACACAACTAATACTTGGAGACACATACTTCCAAGATTGTGCTAATCAAATTTATCGGTTAATTTAAGAGAACGTCCTTTTTGTAAGTTGTACTTATAGATTGTTATTCTGTAACTTTTTGCAAACGATAGTGGAATGGAGCGGAAGACACTTGACTCCTACGTGAGCAGCGGGACAGGTGAGACCCCGCAGGCTTAAAGCCGTGGTGGCTCAGCGCACGCCCCGCGGAAAGTAAGTGTCTGGAGCGCAATGGAACGGGTCTGTCCTCAACTTCATCAACAAAGTACACTAAGACTGACAAAAAAGTCTAGAGAAATAACCAATGAAATAATATACTGTATTTACGAAATGAAACATTAAAGATAAAATTAAAACAATAACGAACAATAGGAGAGTTTCTGAAAAAAGAAAACTGCACCTTTTATACTAGGTTTGTTTTTGTTCAATCCTGTCCTATAATAGTAAAATAAAGAAAATAACGGGGGACATATATAATGCTTGCAGTGGAACGGCATGAACGTATTTTAGATCAACTAGATAAAAATAAGATTGTAAAAGTATCTGAGCTTAGTAAGCTGTTAGATGTAACAGAGAAAACAATTCGCGGGGACTTGGAGTTATTAGAAAAGAGAGGTCTTCTAAATCGAATTCATGGTGGGGCCGTATTGGCAGAGGATGAAGGAAGAATGCTGCCGATTGCGGAACGACAATCGGGATATAGTGATGTAAAATCTGCGATTGCTAGAGAGGCTGTCAAGCTCATTGAACCGAATGAAACGATTTTAATGGACGGAGGCAGTACAACAATTGCTATTGCAGAGTTACTTGGAGAATTTCCTATCACCGTCATTACAAATGACTTAAAAATTGCCAATGTTTTGCTTACAAAAAGCAATGTACAATTAATGGTTTTAGGTGGAACAAGAATTGATAAATCTTCTTCTTTAATGGGGGCTCAAGCAACCGAAATGCTAAAACGAATGAGAGTAAATCGTTTATTTTTCGGTACAACAGGAATCTCAGTTGAACATGGTTTAACCGTTTTTAATAGCATACATGCTGATTGGAAAAAACAAATCATATCATGTGCGGATCATATTACGTTGTTAGCTGATTCATCAAAATTTGAGAAGGTTGCTCTTATACAATTTGCACAATTTGATGAAGTAAATGAGATTGTAACAGATACAAACCTTGATCCTCAGATAAAAGAAACACTAGAAAATAGTCATGTGCGATTACATCTAGCAAATGTATAAAATTAGAAGAAAAGATGATAAACGAACAATTAATCGTTGTCATCTTTTTTATTTATGTTATAATCAAACTATAATGAACCAAAACAAACAATAAAGAACATATTGGTGCAAGAGGAGGTACGAAAATGGGTTCACTTTTTTCACTGGAAGGAAAGGTTGCTCTTTTAACAGGAGCAAGTCGAGGACTAGGACAGGGAATGGCTGTTGGTCTAGCAGAAGCAGGAGCAACTGTTATTGGAGCCGGTATGAGTGATATGTCCGAAACAAAAGAAAAAATTGAAGCGGCTGGTGGCGTATTTCATGGTCTGAAAATTGATTTATCAGTAGATCATGCTGCTGAACAATTAGTATCAGAGGCCCTTAACCTAACAAACAAGATTGATATTTTAGTTAATAATGCAGGAATTATTAGAAGATCTGATGCAGAAAATTTCTCCGATGATGATTGGTTTGAAGTGATTAAAGTCAATCAACACTCTGTTTTTCAATTATGCAGAGAAGTTGGTAAACATATGCTTGAAAATGGCTCAGGTAAAATTGTGAATGTTGCCTCAATGCTTTCGTTTCAAGGGGGATTAAGAGTACCAGCATATACAGCGAGTAAACATGCTGTTGCAGGATTAACAAAATCTCTTGCAAATGAATGGTCAAGTAGAGGTGTGAATGTAAACGCTATCGCACCAGGATATATGGAAACAGATAACACAGCACAGCTTCGTGCAAACAAAGATAGAAATGAGTATATTACATCTAGAATTCCACAAGGTCGCTGGGGAACACCTGAAGATCTAAAAGGTGCTGTCATCTTTTTAGCATCAGATGCTTCAAGTTATGTGAACGGTCATATTTTATGTGTTGATGGTGGATGGATGAGTTCATAAGCACTTAGTGTACTAAATTAAGCAAATTCGAAAGGGGAAATTTTTAATGGAAATCAGACACGCTACAAATCCAACAGATTTTAAATCATATACAACGGAAAGATTAAGAAATGATTTTTTAATTGATTCACTTTTTGTTCAAGGTGAAATTAACATGACATACTCTCACTATGATCGTGTTGTAACTGGTGAAATTTATTCCAACTAGCCAATCTCTTAAGTTAGAGGATCAAGAAACATTAAAAACAGACTATTTCTTAGAAAGACGCGAA
This Metabacillus endolithicus DNA region includes the following protein-coding sequences:
- a CDS encoding sugar kinase, whose amino-acid sequence is MKDIITIGDAMITMNPSTKGPMRFVHTYERNVGGAELNFAIGCARLGLQAGWISRLGNDEFGRYIQHFVRGEGIDTSQLKLVDGYPTSVNFKEVLEDGSGRTFYYRMKSPTLTLTPESLTDSYFENTKVLHITGVFPAIDEKNVEIIKRSITLAKQHNLLISFDPNIRLKLWSKERAKEVLTEVLPFVDIFLTGVEEAELLLGTTDENEIIEKAINMGISYVAIKKGDQGSIGYHNGKTIESPPVPPKKVVDTVGAGDGFDAGFVYGVLQNWSLEKILHFANTVGSMVVGVSGDNEGLPYLEDIQIRLGEKDFIER
- a CDS encoding bifunctional 4-hydroxy-2-oxoglutarate aldolase/2-dehydro-3-deoxy-phosphogluconate aldolase, with translation MKKLDILNKIVESGVVAVVRAENETEAVNISNACIEGGIKAIEVTLTVPGATDVIKSLKLKFHSDELILGAGSVLDSETARIAILAGAEYIVSPCFDKDTAMLCNRYQIPYMPGCMTITEIKTAMEYGADVVKLFPGNTFDPSIIKSIKGPIPQASVMPTGGVNLQNADQWIKNGAVAIGIGSDLSKPAKTGNFDEVAKLAKQYCEIVREARNSI
- the uxuA gene encoding mannonate dehydratase, whose protein sequence is MRMTFRWYGEGNDSITLKQIKQIPGVEGIVWALHDVQAGEEWPIVKINEVKKQADEYGLNIDVVESVNVHEDIKLGLPTRDKYIENYKRTIEKLATVGVKVICYNFMPIFDWTRTELFKEMEDGSTALFYEKAKVVGMDPKELVENISKNSTFTLPGWEPERLSRLQELFEAYKGVTQEDLFQNLAYFLKEVIPVAEKNGVRMGIHPDDPPWPIFGLPRIVCNKENIRRILDVLDSKSNGVTLCSGSLGANPSNNIAEMVREFADRIPFAHIRNVKIYENGDFIETSHRTSDGSVDIYEIVKAYHEIGFDGYARPDHGRHIWDEKCRPGYGLYDRALGIMYLW
- a CDS encoding DeoR/GlpR family DNA-binding transcription regulator translates to MLAVERHERILDQLDKNKIVKVSELSKLLDVTEKTIRGDLELLEKRGLLNRIHGGAVLAEDEGRMLPIAERQSGYSDVKSAIAREAVKLIEPNETILMDGGSTTIAIAELLGEFPITVITNDLKIANVLLTKSNVQLMVLGGTRIDKSSSLMGAQATEMLKRMRVNRLFFGTTGISVEHGLTVFNSIHADWKKQIISCADHITLLADSSKFEKVALIQFAQFDEVNEIVTDTNLDPQIKETLENSHVRLHLANV
- the kduD gene encoding 2-dehydro-3-deoxy-D-gluconate 5-dehydrogenase KduD; this encodes MGSLFSLEGKVALLTGASRGLGQGMAVGLAEAGATVIGAGMSDMSETKEKIEAAGGVFHGLKIDLSVDHAAEQLVSEALNLTNKIDILVNNAGIIRRSDAENFSDDDWFEVIKVNQHSVFQLCREVGKHMLENGSGKIVNVASMLSFQGGLRVPAYTASKHAVAGLTKSLANEWSSRGVNVNAIAPGYMETDNTAQLRANKDRNEYITSRIPQGRWGTPEDLKGAVIFLASDASSYVNGHILCVDGGWMSS